Proteins from one Prevotella sp. E2-28 genomic window:
- a CDS encoding radical SAM protein, producing the protein MATIIYPSPIFGPVHSRRLGISLGINLLPADGKVCSFDCIYCECGFNADHRPTLPMPHRKEVAEALEAKLKDMQENGPAPDVLTFAGNGEPTVNPEFPEIIDDTLRLRDKYFPKAKVSVLSNSTMIHRQAVHDALMRVDNNILKLDTTDPIYINKVDRPTGHYDVNRVIEDLKRFNGHVIIQTMFMHGDHSDNTTEEYVGPWLEAVKQIAPSQVMIYTIDRETPDRLLQKATHEELDAIRDRVIALGIPCTASY; encoded by the coding sequence ATGGCAACAATCATCTATCCTTCGCCCATTTTCGGGCCTGTTCATAGTCGCCGACTCGGCATCTCACTGGGTATCAACCTCTTGCCAGCCGACGGCAAAGTATGCTCATTCGACTGCATTTATTGCGAATGCGGTTTTAATGCCGACCACCGCCCCACCCTGCCTATGCCCCATCGTAAAGAAGTGGCAGAGGCACTGGAAGCCAAGTTAAAAGATATGCAGGAAAACGGGCCGGCACCCGATGTGCTGACCTTTGCCGGCAATGGCGAGCCCACGGTAAATCCGGAATTCCCGGAGATTATCGATGACACCCTGCGTCTGCGCGACAAGTATTTTCCCAAGGCCAAGGTTTCTGTACTGAGCAACTCCACGATGATTCACCGTCAGGCCGTTCACGATGCCTTGATGCGTGTGGACAATAATATCCTGAAGCTTGACACGACAGACCCTATATATATAAATAAGGTGGACCGCCCTACCGGACATTACGATGTGAACCGTGTTATAGAAGACCTAAAGCGCTTTAACGGTCATGTAATCATTCAGACGATGTTCATGCACGGTGACCATAGCGACAACACCACTGAGGAATACGTAGGACCGTGGCTGGAAGCCGTAAAACAGATAGCGCCCAGCCAGGTAATGATATACACCATAGACCGCGAGACGCCCGACCGACTGCTACAGAAAGCCACTCACGAAGAACTGGATGCCATTCGTGACCGCGTCATCGCCCTTGGCATACCCTGTACAGCGTCGTACTAA
- the rpsO gene encoding 30S ribosomal protein S15, whose protein sequence is MYLDHAKKEEIFNEFGKGNTDTGSAESQIALFTYRIKHLTEHLKENHKDFVTARSLTKMVGRRRKLLKYLYVNDINRYRAIVKALGLRK, encoded by the coding sequence ATGTATCTCGATCACGCAAAGAAAGAAGAGATCTTCAACGAGTTTGGTAAGGGCAATACCGATACTGGTAGCGCTGAGAGCCAGATCGCACTGTTCACCTATCGTATTAAGCACCTCACTGAGCACCTGAAGGAGAACCACAAGGACTTCGTAACTGCTCGTTCACTGACTAAGATGGTAGGTCGTCGTCGTAAGCTTCTGAAGTATCTCTACGTCAACGATATCAATCGTTATCGTGCTATTGTGAAGGCTCTGGGTCTGCGTAAGTAA
- a CDS encoding helix-turn-helix domain-containing protein, with the protein MLYLTSCWFFSAVRWWHTCRAPKERYAYIWPDRKLQVLVYAVSVVLLPYVINPNDEAAWLLMKSYFPGTHFFYCGLLMLCFTGTVKQWTRWKSISWIAAIIVIATMLIPVLNAWLPFRCLNSEGLRFWQTIITIESIIMMGYSSIAMGQVGRWLHEARDANYSNPDDFPADYARRVWLMPLALVPILWPAYIMDSKAIMAVEHVLLAIFNVVLLITVLPAWRRKAILLTSSEDEHDPYNDNSISDSENTESEERMRLIAEEIESYVIGKKAFLDQHLKLDDVVSHTSYSRTYVSMTLQHYFGSFANYINHLRLIHYEQYIAEHPNETMESAAQASGFSSYNSYYRAKQKEKKSYK; encoded by the coding sequence ATGCTATACCTGACAAGTTGCTGGTTTTTCTCAGCAGTACGCTGGTGGCACACCTGCCGTGCGCCAAAGGAGCGTTATGCCTACATCTGGCCTGACCGCAAATTACAGGTACTGGTCTATGCGGTGTCTGTAGTGCTGCTGCCTTACGTCATCAATCCTAACGACGAGGCAGCATGGCTATTGATGAAATCGTATTTCCCTGGTACACATTTCTTCTATTGTGGTTTGCTAATGCTCTGTTTCACAGGCACCGTAAAGCAATGGACCCGTTGGAAGTCTATCAGTTGGATAGCCGCCATCATAGTGATTGCCACGATGCTCATTCCCGTGCTTAACGCATGGCTGCCGTTCAGGTGCCTAAATTCAGAGGGCTTACGGTTTTGGCAGACTATTATTACAATAGAGAGCATTATCATGATGGGATACAGCAGCATAGCAATGGGGCAGGTTGGCCGATGGCTACATGAAGCCCGCGATGCTAATTATTCCAACCCAGATGACTTTCCTGCCGACTATGCCCGCAGGGTATGGCTCATGCCTCTGGCACTGGTGCCCATACTCTGGCCTGCCTACATCATGGATTCCAAGGCTATTATGGCCGTAGAGCATGTGCTACTGGCCATCTTCAATGTCGTGCTACTCATTACCGTCTTACCAGCATGGCGTCGTAAGGCCATCTTATTGACCTCTAGTGAAGATGAGCACGACCCATACAATGACAACTCTATATCTGATTCTGAAAACACCGAATCAGAAGAACGCATGCGCCTTATTGCAGAAGAGATTGAAAGCTATGTCATAGGCAAAAAAGCTTTTCTCGATCAGCACCTTAAACTTGATGATGTAGTTAGCCATACATCCTATAGCCGAACCTACGTCTCAATGACCTTACAGCACTACTTCGGGTCGTTTGCTAATTATATCAACCACCTGCGTTTGATTCACTACGAGCAGTACATAGCAGAACACCCCAACGAGACAATGGAATCCGCTGCTCAGGCATCTGGATTCTCTTCTTACAACTCCTATTACAGAGCAAAACAAAAAGAGAAAAAATCATATAAATAA
- a CDS encoding helix-turn-helix domain-containing protein yields the protein MELMQFSAIMLLTLLTLKLLLLPRKVGVPTHVSLARWLMAAGIILLDIQFLLQYTLGLRAMGVTQAVLVNLIIFIPSSWSICLSVLYLQRQGRVNRVNKYVGGIVWAISLLLLGTAAAIDGEPLFSDTPELHWAEVISSMLYLLMQGYYSGLHLKNLRSMRRALQNYYDSDMDGMLLWMRFSIMVLIILAMMVPMLIFVKSKGLAAFGILFFFGIFYMVDSFSNYVVSSAPKRMQEAEDSEEATTNSDATTNKNITEENTDQLQHVERAVTQWTSQGGHLQVGIKLPNAAEAIGIPQYQLSTWLKQQGLTYANWMTDLRIEEAKRMLTEHPEWNNETVAQQCGFSDRTYFQKKFKEKTGLSPAEYISKQ from the coding sequence ATGGAATTAATGCAATTTAGTGCTATCATGCTGCTGACGCTACTCACGCTGAAGCTGCTACTCTTGCCAAGGAAGGTAGGAGTACCAACTCATGTGAGTTTGGCTCGCTGGCTGATGGCCGCAGGCATCATTCTGCTCGACATTCAATTCCTTCTGCAGTACACTTTAGGTTTGCGCGCCATGGGTGTGACGCAGGCTGTACTGGTGAATCTCATCATTTTCATTCCCAGTAGTTGGAGTATCTGCCTGTCTGTGCTCTACTTGCAACGGCAAGGACGCGTAAACCGTGTAAACAAATACGTAGGCGGTATTGTATGGGCTATCTCATTATTGTTGTTGGGCACTGCCGCTGCTATTGACGGAGAGCCACTATTCAGCGATACCCCCGAGTTGCACTGGGCAGAGGTAATCAGCTCTATGCTCTACCTCCTTATGCAGGGATACTACAGCGGGCTCCACCTGAAGAATCTGCGTTCCATGCGCCGTGCCCTGCAAAACTACTATGACAGCGACATGGACGGTATGCTGCTATGGATGCGATTCAGCATCATGGTACTGATTATACTGGCCATGATGGTGCCAATGCTCATCTTTGTAAAAAGCAAGGGGCTTGCAGCCTTTGGTATTCTGTTCTTCTTTGGCATCTTCTATATGGTAGATAGTTTCTCAAACTACGTAGTCAGCTCGGCCCCTAAACGAATGCAAGAGGCCGAGGACAGCGAAGAGGCTACAACAAATAGTGATGCCACTACTAACAAGAACATCACGGAGGAAAATACAGACCAGCTACAACACGTAGAACGGGCTGTGACACAGTGGACAAGCCAAGGTGGACATTTGCAGGTAGGCATCAAATTACCTAATGCCGCCGAGGCCATTGGAATACCTCAATATCAGCTCTCCACATGGCTCAAGCAGCAGGGACTCACTTATGCAAACTGGATGACCGATTTACGCATTGAGGAGGCTAAACGGATGCTAACGGAACATCCAGAATGGAACAACGAAACCGTTGCCCAGCAATGCGGCTTTAGTGACCGCACGTATTTCCAAAAGAAATTCAAGGAGAAGACAGGTCTTTCGCCTGCAGAATATATTTCGAAACAATAA